One stretch of Manis pentadactyla isolate mManPen7 chromosome 10, mManPen7.hap1, whole genome shotgun sequence DNA includes these proteins:
- the CSNK1E gene encoding casein kinase I isoform X2: MELRVGNKYRLGRKIGSGSFGDIYLGANIASGEEVAIKLECVKTKHPQLHIESKFYKMMQGGVGIPSIKWCGAEGDYNVMVMELLGPSLEDLFNFCSRKFSLKTVLLLADQMISRIEYIHSKNFIHRDVKPDNFLMGLGKKGNLVYIIDFGLAKKYRDARTHQHIPYRENKNLTGTARYASINTHLGIEQSRRDDLESLGYVLMYFNLGSLPWQGLKAATKRQKYERISEKKMSTPIEVLCKGYPSEFSTYLNFCRSLRFDDKPDYSYLRQLFRNLFHRQGFSYDYVFDWNMLKFMRPPSCQPPALPCGRPQDQLGCSPEPRGRGPGEAGARARREDGAAPGVCDPGSAPWPTHGGHCQPAPQCCRACGVHASLPPPANWQYFSQSDLTGRQREEGEHEATQGRARQCLVLRPHWAARGLPDCSLTDKRAI; the protein is encoded by the exons ATGGAGCTCCGTGTGGGGAACAAGTACCGCCTGGGACGGAAGATCGGGAGTGGGTCCTTTGGAGATATCTACCTGG GTGCGAACATCGCCTCTGGTGAGGAAGTTGCCATCAAGCTTGAGTGTGTGAAAACGAAGCACCCACAGCTGCACATCGAGAGCAAGTTCTACAAGATGATGCAGGGGGGAG TGGGAATCCCATCCATCAAGTGGTGCGGCGCCGAGGGCGACTACAATGTCATGGTCATGGAGCTGCTGGGGCCCAGCCTGGAGGACCTCTTCAACTTCTGCTCCCGAAAGTTCAGCCTCAAGACGGTGCTGCTCCTGGCCGACCAGATG ATCAGCCGCATTGAGTACATCCACTCCAAGAACTTCATACACCGGGATGTCAAGCCTGACAACTTCCTCATGGGGCTTGGGAAGAAGGGCAACCTGGTGTACATCATTGACTTTGGCCTGGCCAAGAAATACCGGGATGCCCGCACCCACCAGCACATCCCCTACCGGGAAAACAAGAACTTGACTGGCACTGCCCGCTATGCCTCCATCAACACCCACCTGGGCATCG AGCAAAGCCGCCGAGATGACCTGGAGAGCCTGGGCTACGTGCTTATGTACTTCAATCTGGGCTCCCTGCCCTGGCAGGGCCTGAAGGCAGCCACCAAGCGCCAGAAGTACGAGCGCATCAGTGAGAAGAAGATGTCGACGCCCATCGAGGTCCTCTGCAAAGGCTACCCCT CTGAGTTCTCAACATACCTCAACTTCTGCCGCTCCCTGCGGTTCGACGACAAGCCTGACTACTCCTACCTGCGCCAGCTCTTCCGCAACCTCTTCCACCGGCAAGGCTTTTCCTACGACTACGTCTTCGACTGGAACATGCTCAAATTC ATGCGGCCCCCCTCATGCCAGCCCCCTGCCCTTCCCTGTGGACGACCCCAGGACCAACTAG GGTGCAGCCCGGAACCCCGAGGACGTGGACCGGGAGAGGCGGGAGCACGAGCGCGAAGAGAGGATGGGGCAGCTCCGGGGGTCTGCGACCCGGGCTCTGCCCCCTGGCCCACCCACGGGGGCCACTGCCAACCGGCTCCGCAGTGCTGCCGAGCCTGTGGCGTCCACGCCAGCCTCCCGCCTCCAGCAAACTG GCAATACTTCTCCCAGAGCGATCTCACGGGTagacagagagaggaaggtgAGCATGAGGCTACACAGGGGCGCGCCCGCCAATGTCTCGTCCTCCGACCTCACTGGGCGGCAAGAGGTCTCCCGGATTGCAGCCTCACAG ACAAGCGTGCCATTTGA
- the CSNK1E gene encoding casein kinase I isoform X3, with product MELRVGNKYRLGRKIGSGSFGDIYLGANIASGEEVAIKLECVKTKHPQLHIESKFYKMMQGGVGIPSIKWCGAEGDYNVMVMELLGPSLEDLFNFCSRKFSLKTVLLLADQMISRIEYIHSKNFIHRDVKPDNFLMGLGKKGNLVYIIDFGLAKKYRDARTHQHIPYRENKNLTGTARYASINTHLGIEQSRRDDLESLGYVLMYFNLGSLPWQGLKAATKRQKYERISEKKMSTPIEVLCKGYPSEFSTYLNFCRSLRFDDKPDYSYLRQLFRNLFHRQGFSYDYVFDWNMLKFGAARNPEDVDRERREHEREERMGQLRGSATRALPPGPPTGATANRLRSAAEPVASTPASRLQQTGNTSPRAISRVDRERKVSMRLHRGAPANVSSSDLTGRQEVSRIAASQTSVPFDHLGK from the exons ATGGAGCTCCGTGTGGGGAACAAGTACCGCCTGGGACGGAAGATCGGGAGTGGGTCCTTTGGAGATATCTACCTGG GTGCGAACATCGCCTCTGGTGAGGAAGTTGCCATCAAGCTTGAGTGTGTGAAAACGAAGCACCCACAGCTGCACATCGAGAGCAAGTTCTACAAGATGATGCAGGGGGGAG TGGGAATCCCATCCATCAAGTGGTGCGGCGCCGAGGGCGACTACAATGTCATGGTCATGGAGCTGCTGGGGCCCAGCCTGGAGGACCTCTTCAACTTCTGCTCCCGAAAGTTCAGCCTCAAGACGGTGCTGCTCCTGGCCGACCAGATG ATCAGCCGCATTGAGTACATCCACTCCAAGAACTTCATACACCGGGATGTCAAGCCTGACAACTTCCTCATGGGGCTTGGGAAGAAGGGCAACCTGGTGTACATCATTGACTTTGGCCTGGCCAAGAAATACCGGGATGCCCGCACCCACCAGCACATCCCCTACCGGGAAAACAAGAACTTGACTGGCACTGCCCGCTATGCCTCCATCAACACCCACCTGGGCATCG AGCAAAGCCGCCGAGATGACCTGGAGAGCCTGGGCTACGTGCTTATGTACTTCAATCTGGGCTCCCTGCCCTGGCAGGGCCTGAAGGCAGCCACCAAGCGCCAGAAGTACGAGCGCATCAGTGAGAAGAAGATGTCGACGCCCATCGAGGTCCTCTGCAAAGGCTACCCCT CTGAGTTCTCAACATACCTCAACTTCTGCCGCTCCCTGCGGTTCGACGACAAGCCTGACTACTCCTACCTGCGCCAGCTCTTCCGCAACCTCTTCCACCGGCAAGGCTTTTCCTACGACTACGTCTTCGACTGGAACATGCTCAAATTC GGTGCAGCCCGGAACCCCGAGGACGTGGACCGGGAGAGGCGGGAGCACGAGCGCGAAGAGAGGATGGGGCAGCTCCGGGGGTCTGCGACCCGGGCTCTGCCCCCTGGCCCACCCACGGGGGCCACTGCCAACCGGCTCCGCAGTGCTGCCGAGCCTGTGGCGTCCACGCCAGCCTCCCGCCTCCAGCAAACTG GCAATACTTCTCCCAGAGCGATCTCACGGGTagacagagagaggaaggtgAGCATGAGGCTACACAGGGGCGCGCCCGCCAATGTCTCGTCCTCCGACCTCACTGGGCGGCAAGAGGTCTCCCGGATTGCAGCCTCACAG ACAAGCGTGCCATTTGACCACCTCGGGAAGTGA
- the CSNK1E gene encoding casein kinase I isoform X5, producing the protein MELRVGNKYRLGRKIGSGSFGDIYLGANIASGEEVAIKLECVKTKHPQLHIESKFYKMMQGGVGIPSIKWCGAEGDYNVMVMELLGPSLEDLFNFCSRKFSLKTVLLLADQMISRIEYIHSKNFIHRDVKPDNFLMGLGKKGNLVYIIDFGLAKKYRDARTHQHIPYRENKNLTGTARYASINTHLGIEQSRRDDLESLGYVLMYFNLGSLPWQGLKAATKRQKYERISEKKMSTPIEVLCKGYPSEFSTYLNFCRSLRFDDKPDYSYLRQLFRNLFHRQGFSYDYVFDWNMLKFVGVPWRGSGREAPASRFVNQLPDEQNLEEGCSSVPWRAWWEWAPGAASARPRW; encoded by the exons ATGGAGCTCCGTGTGGGGAACAAGTACCGCCTGGGACGGAAGATCGGGAGTGGGTCCTTTGGAGATATCTACCTGG GTGCGAACATCGCCTCTGGTGAGGAAGTTGCCATCAAGCTTGAGTGTGTGAAAACGAAGCACCCACAGCTGCACATCGAGAGCAAGTTCTACAAGATGATGCAGGGGGGAG TGGGAATCCCATCCATCAAGTGGTGCGGCGCCGAGGGCGACTACAATGTCATGGTCATGGAGCTGCTGGGGCCCAGCCTGGAGGACCTCTTCAACTTCTGCTCCCGAAAGTTCAGCCTCAAGACGGTGCTGCTCCTGGCCGACCAGATG ATCAGCCGCATTGAGTACATCCACTCCAAGAACTTCATACACCGGGATGTCAAGCCTGACAACTTCCTCATGGGGCTTGGGAAGAAGGGCAACCTGGTGTACATCATTGACTTTGGCCTGGCCAAGAAATACCGGGATGCCCGCACCCACCAGCACATCCCCTACCGGGAAAACAAGAACTTGACTGGCACTGCCCGCTATGCCTCCATCAACACCCACCTGGGCATCG AGCAAAGCCGCCGAGATGACCTGGAGAGCCTGGGCTACGTGCTTATGTACTTCAATCTGGGCTCCCTGCCCTGGCAGGGCCTGAAGGCAGCCACCAAGCGCCAGAAGTACGAGCGCATCAGTGAGAAGAAGATGTCGACGCCCATCGAGGTCCTCTGCAAAGGCTACCCCT CTGAGTTCTCAACATACCTCAACTTCTGCCGCTCCCTGCGGTTCGACGACAAGCCTGACTACTCCTACCTGCGCCAGCTCTTCCGCAACCTCTTCCACCGGCAAGGCTTTTCCTACGACTACGTCTTCGACTGGAACATGCTCAAATTC GTAGGGGTGCCATGGAGAGGGAGTGGCAGAGAAGCCCCTGCCTCAAGATTCGTGAATCAGCTGCCTGATGAACAGAACCTGGAAGAGGGATGCTCTTCAGTGCCCTGGAGGGCCTGGTGGGAATGGGCGCCAGGAGCAGCCTCGGCTAGACCCCGTTGGTAG
- the CSNK1E gene encoding casein kinase I isoform X6, with product MELRVGNKYRLGRKIGSGSFGDIYLGANIASGEEVAIKLECVKTKHPQLHIESKFYKMMQGGVGIPSIKWCGAEGDYNVMVMELLGPSLEDLFNFCSRKFSLKTVLLLADQMISRIEYIHSKNFIHRDVKPDNFLMGLGKKGNLVYIIDFGLAKKYRDARTHQHIPYRENKNLTGTARYASINTHLGIEQSRRDDLESLGYVLMYFNLGSLPWQGLKAATKRQKYERISEKKMSTPIEVLCKGYPSEFSTYLNFCRSLRFDDKPDYSYLRQLFRNLFHRQGFSYDYVFDWNMLKFGASSSQAQPRDSEAVALPCPCPCPCPCAGPTYPRTYW from the exons ATGGAGCTCCGTGTGGGGAACAAGTACCGCCTGGGACGGAAGATCGGGAGTGGGTCCTTTGGAGATATCTACCTGG GTGCGAACATCGCCTCTGGTGAGGAAGTTGCCATCAAGCTTGAGTGTGTGAAAACGAAGCACCCACAGCTGCACATCGAGAGCAAGTTCTACAAGATGATGCAGGGGGGAG TGGGAATCCCATCCATCAAGTGGTGCGGCGCCGAGGGCGACTACAATGTCATGGTCATGGAGCTGCTGGGGCCCAGCCTGGAGGACCTCTTCAACTTCTGCTCCCGAAAGTTCAGCCTCAAGACGGTGCTGCTCCTGGCCGACCAGATG ATCAGCCGCATTGAGTACATCCACTCCAAGAACTTCATACACCGGGATGTCAAGCCTGACAACTTCCTCATGGGGCTTGGGAAGAAGGGCAACCTGGTGTACATCATTGACTTTGGCCTGGCCAAGAAATACCGGGATGCCCGCACCCACCAGCACATCCCCTACCGGGAAAACAAGAACTTGACTGGCACTGCCCGCTATGCCTCCATCAACACCCACCTGGGCATCG AGCAAAGCCGCCGAGATGACCTGGAGAGCCTGGGCTACGTGCTTATGTACTTCAATCTGGGCTCCCTGCCCTGGCAGGGCCTGAAGGCAGCCACCAAGCGCCAGAAGTACGAGCGCATCAGTGAGAAGAAGATGTCGACGCCCATCGAGGTCCTCTGCAAAGGCTACCCCT CTGAGTTCTCAACATACCTCAACTTCTGCCGCTCCCTGCGGTTCGACGACAAGCCTGACTACTCCTACCTGCGCCAGCTCTTCCGCAACCTCTTCCACCGGCAAGGCTTTTCCTACGACTACGTCTTCGACTGGAACATGCTCAAATTC GGGGCTTCCTCAAGCCAGGCTCAGCCCCGTGACAGCGAAGCTGTTGcactgccctgcccctgcccctgcccctgtcccTGTGCCGGGCCCACGTACCCACGCACATACTG GTAG
- the CSNK1E gene encoding casein kinase I isoform X4: MELRVGNKYRLGRKIGSGSFGDIYLGANIASGEEVAIKLECVKTKHPQLHIESKFYKMMQGGVGIPSIKWCGAEGDYNVMVMELLGPSLEDLFNFCSRKFSLKTVLLLADQMISRIEYIHSKNFIHRDVKPDNFLMGLGKKGNLVYIIDFGLAKKYRDARTHQHIPYRENKNLTGTARYASINTHLGIEQSRRDDLESLGYVLMYFNLGSLPWQGLKAATKRQKYERISEKKMSTPIEVLCKGYPSEFSTYLNFCRSLRFDDKPDYSYLRQLFRNLFHRQGFSYDYVFDWNMLKFGASSSQAQPRDSEAVALPCPCPCPCPCAGPTYPRTYWCPAPLGTQGSPDRPMEEVEELPPQNYWLVVWTPGPQF; encoded by the exons ATGGAGCTCCGTGTGGGGAACAAGTACCGCCTGGGACGGAAGATCGGGAGTGGGTCCTTTGGAGATATCTACCTGG GTGCGAACATCGCCTCTGGTGAGGAAGTTGCCATCAAGCTTGAGTGTGTGAAAACGAAGCACCCACAGCTGCACATCGAGAGCAAGTTCTACAAGATGATGCAGGGGGGAG TGGGAATCCCATCCATCAAGTGGTGCGGCGCCGAGGGCGACTACAATGTCATGGTCATGGAGCTGCTGGGGCCCAGCCTGGAGGACCTCTTCAACTTCTGCTCCCGAAAGTTCAGCCTCAAGACGGTGCTGCTCCTGGCCGACCAGATG ATCAGCCGCATTGAGTACATCCACTCCAAGAACTTCATACACCGGGATGTCAAGCCTGACAACTTCCTCATGGGGCTTGGGAAGAAGGGCAACCTGGTGTACATCATTGACTTTGGCCTGGCCAAGAAATACCGGGATGCCCGCACCCACCAGCACATCCCCTACCGGGAAAACAAGAACTTGACTGGCACTGCCCGCTATGCCTCCATCAACACCCACCTGGGCATCG AGCAAAGCCGCCGAGATGACCTGGAGAGCCTGGGCTACGTGCTTATGTACTTCAATCTGGGCTCCCTGCCCTGGCAGGGCCTGAAGGCAGCCACCAAGCGCCAGAAGTACGAGCGCATCAGTGAGAAGAAGATGTCGACGCCCATCGAGGTCCTCTGCAAAGGCTACCCCT CTGAGTTCTCAACATACCTCAACTTCTGCCGCTCCCTGCGGTTCGACGACAAGCCTGACTACTCCTACCTGCGCCAGCTCTTCCGCAACCTCTTCCACCGGCAAGGCTTTTCCTACGACTACGTCTTCGACTGGAACATGCTCAAATTC GGGGCTTCCTCAAGCCAGGCTCAGCCCCGTGACAGCGAAGCTGTTGcactgccctgcccctgcccctgcccctgtcccTGTGCCGGGCCCACGTACCCACGCACATACTG GTGCCCGGCACCCCTGGGCACCCAGGGCTCTCCAGATAGGCCcatggaggaggtggaggagctgCCCCCCCAAAACTACTGGCTTGTGGTCTGGACTCCAGGGCCCCAGTTCTGA
- the CSNK1E gene encoding casein kinase I isoform X1, with protein sequence MELRVGNKYRLGRKIGSGSFGDIYLGANIASGEEVAIKLECVKTKHPQLHIESKFYKMMQGGVGIPSIKWCGAEGDYNVMVMELLGPSLEDLFNFCSRKFSLKTVLLLADQMISRIEYIHSKNFIHRDVKPDNFLMGLGKKGNLVYIIDFGLAKKYRDARTHQHIPYRENKNLTGTARYASINTHLGIEQSRRDDLESLGYVLMYFNLGSLPWQGLKAATKRQKYERISEKKMSTPIEVLCKGYPSEFSTYLNFCRSLRFDDKPDYSYLRQLFRNLFHRQGFSYDYVFDWNMLKFVSHKEVKAGLGDWTGKALTHKAKVALWQAGLPKNGSYELDSTSDLSGVPEPPWCPHSSLISVDSMCCCGQQGPGRVPPPTRPRRTWLGLQSLLGARGRAWMALAGPPAVLIVAYTSLLWLFCTSQAAAFTAAPLASLDPFIVVSFFLVMGPWVLLGGCSVSLL encoded by the exons ATGGAGCTCCGTGTGGGGAACAAGTACCGCCTGGGACGGAAGATCGGGAGTGGGTCCTTTGGAGATATCTACCTGG GTGCGAACATCGCCTCTGGTGAGGAAGTTGCCATCAAGCTTGAGTGTGTGAAAACGAAGCACCCACAGCTGCACATCGAGAGCAAGTTCTACAAGATGATGCAGGGGGGAG TGGGAATCCCATCCATCAAGTGGTGCGGCGCCGAGGGCGACTACAATGTCATGGTCATGGAGCTGCTGGGGCCCAGCCTGGAGGACCTCTTCAACTTCTGCTCCCGAAAGTTCAGCCTCAAGACGGTGCTGCTCCTGGCCGACCAGATG ATCAGCCGCATTGAGTACATCCACTCCAAGAACTTCATACACCGGGATGTCAAGCCTGACAACTTCCTCATGGGGCTTGGGAAGAAGGGCAACCTGGTGTACATCATTGACTTTGGCCTGGCCAAGAAATACCGGGATGCCCGCACCCACCAGCACATCCCCTACCGGGAAAACAAGAACTTGACTGGCACTGCCCGCTATGCCTCCATCAACACCCACCTGGGCATCG AGCAAAGCCGCCGAGATGACCTGGAGAGCCTGGGCTACGTGCTTATGTACTTCAATCTGGGCTCCCTGCCCTGGCAGGGCCTGAAGGCAGCCACCAAGCGCCAGAAGTACGAGCGCATCAGTGAGAAGAAGATGTCGACGCCCATCGAGGTCCTCTGCAAAGGCTACCCCT CTGAGTTCTCAACATACCTCAACTTCTGCCGCTCCCTGCGGTTCGACGACAAGCCTGACTACTCCTACCTGCGCCAGCTCTTCCGCAACCTCTTCCACCGGCAAGGCTTTTCCTACGACTACGTCTTCGACTGGAACATGCTCAAATTCGTGAGTCACAAGGAGGTCAAGGCGGGCTTGGGGGACTGGACGGGGAAGGCCCTGACTCATAAAGCCAAAGTGGCGCTGTGGCAGGCGGGGCTCCCAAAAAATGGGAGCTATGAGCTGGACAGCACAAGCGACCTCAGTGGGGTCCCAGAGCCCCCATGGTGCCCCCACTCCAGCCTCATCAGTGTTGACAGCATGTGCTGCTGCGGTCAGCAGGGCCCAGGCAGGGTGCCGCCTCCCACCAGACCTAGGAGGACCTGGCTGGGCCTCCAGTCCCTCCTGGGTGCTCGCGGCAGAGCGTGGATGGCGCTGGCGGGACCCCCTGCCGTCTTGATCGTAGCCTACACCTCCCTGCTCTGGTTGTTCTGCACATCTCAGGCGGCTGCCTTCACTGCAGCCCCTCTGGCCAGCCTGGACCCATTCATTGTGGTTTCCTTTTTCCTGGTCATGGGACCCTGGGTCTTGCTAGGCGGCTGTTCTGTCTCCCTCTTATAA